Proteins co-encoded in one Brassica oleracea var. oleracea cultivar TO1000 chromosome C4, BOL, whole genome shotgun sequence genomic window:
- the LOC106339351 gene encoding diaminopimelate epimerase, chloroplastic-like has translation MEIAATRTLTLSPPQSRQFSHTFFSKNLGSLPSLRFNLSGRRNFSFKSTNLRVSATSMSAFAAQKLSPETFLDKKESGILHFVKYHGLGNDFILVDNRDSSEPKIAQEQAVKLCDRNFGVGADGVIFAMPGVNGTDYTMRIFNSDGSEPEMCGNGVRCFARFIAEIENLQGKHSFTIHTGAGLIIPEIQDDGQVKVDMGEPILRAEDVPTRLQGNKGESVVAAELVVDGVSWNVTCVSMGNPHCITFGTKDGQDLRVDELKLSEIGPKFEHHEMFPARTNTEFVEVLSRSHLKMRVWERGAGATLACGTGACALVVAAVLEGRTDRKCTVDLPGGPLEIEWKEEDNHIYMTGPADLVFYGSALL, from the exons ATGGAGATAGCCGCCACGCGCACCCTCACTCTTTCCCCGCCGCAATCACGTCAGTTCTCACATACCTTCTTCTCCAAAAACCTCGGATCGTTACCTTCTCTTCGTTTCAACCTCTCCGGTAGAAGAAACTTCTCCTTCAAAAGCACTAACCTTCGCGTCTCAGCGACCTCCATGAGCGCCTTCGCCGCCCAGAAACTCTCGCCCGAAACCTTCCTCGACAAAAAGGAAAGCGGGATCCTCCACTTCGTCAAGTACCACGGCCTTGGAAACGATTTCATTCTGGTAGACAACAGGGACTCCTCAGAGCCTAAGATTGCTCAGGAGCAAGCTGTGAAGCTCTGTGATCGAAACTTCGGCGTTGGTGCTGATGGAGTCATCTTTGCGATGCCTGGCGTTAATGGCACTGATTACACTATGAGGATATTCAACTCAGATGGTAGTGAACCTGAG ATGTGTGGAAATGGAGTTAGATGCTTTGCAAGATTCATTGCTGAGATTGAGAATCTACAAGGAAAGCACAG TTTTACAATACATACTGGTGCTGGCCTGATTATTCCAGAGATTCAAGATGATGGGCAG GTTAAGGTTGATATGGGGGAACCGATACTTAGAGCAGAGGATGTGCCTACGAGGTTGCAAGGGAACAAAGGTGAGTCTGTTGTTGCGGCGGAGCTGGTAGTTGATGGAGTGAGCTGGAATGTGACGTGTGTAAGCATGGGGAACCCTCACTGTATCACTTTTGGCACTAAGGACGGACAG GATCTGAGAGTTGATGAGCTGAAGTTGTCAGAGATTGGTCCTAAGTTCGAGCACCATGAGATGTTCCCTGCTAGAACCAACACAG AGTTCGTGGAGGTATTGTCACGTTCACATTTAAAAATGCGTGTCTGGGAGCGTGGGGCAG GAGCAACTTTGGCTTGTGGAACAGGAGCTTGTGCTCTGGTTGTTGCAGCAGTCCTTGAAGGTCGAACAGACAGG AAATGCACGGTGGATCTACCTGGTGGACCGTTGGAGATAGAGTGGAAAGAGGAAGACAACCATATTTACATGACCGGTCCTGCTGATTTGGTGTTCTACGGTTCAGCTCTTCTTTAA